TGATCCACAGACCTTGTGTCAGGTGTGCTTTGGATTGCTTTAACACTAACTAAACCAGCTTTCTTCTCACTGTTCAGCTTCTGGTCTGTGGATTCCTGTTGAAAACAGAAGTTGCTGGGCCAACAGTATGGATAAACTGCACGGTGCACTATGGGGATGTTGgagtttaaaatcaatttaaattatattctgtacatttatatagaaatgtaaattaagttcttaaattattaacattattaatattttctaggtaactaaaaatattgaaaatcaaTTTGAAAGTAAATTGccattgaaataaagctgcaataaaataaatattacttggaaaaacttattttcttttttctaataagaaatgttaccttggcaagtaactgtaataaaaaaaaagtttcagtactaaaattacttaaattaaaaccaatataaaaacaaagctaaacagttctatttgaaaagaacaaaaaaaaagaaaagaaaaaaacacttagttgcaaatttttaaatatttttttattcattttgattattttgggtagctttttttctgttttagttttaatttcagtaattaaacttattttattttagttacttgACTAggcaacatttaattttaattaaagttaagTTTGTTTTTCCATGTGATAGTTATAtctcatttagtttatttaaatgaatgaaaattatttttaataattttagttacaAATAACTAAtataaactttaaatgtaatttaaatgtatgtatatattgtacAAGCAGTTCACCATTACGTGCCCAGCAGCTTTTGCAATTATCTTGCTAATCGCTCTTGAAATTACATTGATTTTTCTTGTGAAGTTCACATTGTTTTTACCATTTGACAAAATTAAAACAGGATTTAATTCATACACTGGAAGCACAACAGGACTAGGATCAGGAGAGGTTTACAAGGACCCGCGAGAGAAGTGGACGAAAGGGTGAGAAACACACTCATGCACCTTGAATGTGTCTTGAAACCCAAAATGTTTGTGCTTGTATGATGCATATAAACTAAAGATGCCTACAGGGCTGGACTTTAAGCTATGATGTTTCTCATTAAGCTTCCACAAACATTATCCCTTCATCAAACTCTGAGCTCACAGCTTTGGGTGTGTAAGAAGAACCACCCAAACATATAGAAGAACCCGTCTACTTGGGACATTTATCTGTGCTTTGTTTAAAcagatagttcacctaaaaataaacttcagtcatcatttactgaccttcctgttgttccaaacctgtacataattcgattttttttagctgaggaacacaaaagatgatgtttAGCAGAAGATCCTTTTTATATAATAGGGACTGGGACTGTCGAGCTTcaaaaatgagacaaaaacaccTTTAAAGTACCACAGAAGAAGTCTGTTTGACTCTATTTGTGCTATAAATACAGTATGTATAAGTCCTCTGATgctatataataattttgtgcaAATTTCTATCCTTTTGTATTCCACAAAAATAAGTTGTACAGGTCTGGAATGACACAGGATGGATAAATGAtcgcattttcatttttcaggatGATTGTTTTTATGAATACTGCATTTACTAACAAATGATTGTTCGATTGCAGCGGCCCCGATCAGGAAAACACGATAGGAGGAGCTCCAGAGAACATGACGTTTAAGGAGCGCCAGAGACTCTTCTCACAGGGAAAGGAAGTGTCGAATAAAATGAAAGCGTCCCGAAAGCTGATGGAACTGGAGAACGAACTGAACGTAAAGCAGTAGTGAAGAACCCTTGTAGGACTAATTGCCAATATATGACCCATctctggaaaacacacacacacaaaacacatccaGCTGTGGCTTCCCAGTCATTTCCAAATGTTCTTTTTGGGTTTTAGCTGCAATACGAGACGATATTCCTAAATTCCCTCAAAAGATATATTATAATAAAGCACTGTAAattcttttaattatattaataagaaaactgaaatgacatgaagggggtatatttttgtttatgaaaTTCAGAAATTGACACATTCTATGctcatttaatagtttttttttttagtaatgtgGGATATTTTATGGTGTCATTTTATTCTCTTTCTACATCTTTTCACTCTTTTTCTTTTGAAAGTTAAGTGCCGATATAATAGACAAATGTAAACCGCTCTGAGTACACAACAGGGGTCCACACTTTTCCCTGAATATTATTGAACAACTCAACAGTAGCGCGTGAACGAAACCTACATAGGAGGCTTACAACTTACGttgttttgtcacagtttattatttttatttttcaagctGGTTCTTCCACGTTTATGGATACTCAGGCACCTTTCTGCCAGTCTCGTgtctgcattaaaataattttgctcCGAAATGAGCTCTCATAAACTTGTTAGCACCATTTGTGAATTTCCTTTGAGAATGTACGTAGTCATTTTTCTTGATTATTTTACAGCACCTTCTGGAAGTCTGTCATTCCGTAAGCGCTGAGGTTTAccactttcataaaacatttaggagtttttgtgtttaaatgaaaCGGATGACGTGACAAAGTAGCCAGCTGTTGTTGGTGAAGCAAAGTGTGATGgtagtataatgttaaaaagatcTGATTTAAATAAAGAGGTTTGTGGAAATGAGACGCAGGGGCCTTTTAATTAACAGGAATTTATTTGAACCTTCTTGACATAATGACAGATTAGTTTGCTTTTATAAGTCAGGATAGAATCTGCAGGTTTAATTTGATGAGTGAGTGACAAAACCGCTGTTCGGCTGTGCATTAAACTCTTCCCTCAGCCTCAGTATTGCAGATGTTTATTTAAGTGGAGGATCTGGTTGTGTCTCTTCTGTCTGAAGCACATGCATCTTCTCATTCATAGTCTAGACCTGTTGGCGCCCGTGTAAATAATTTTCCAGAGAACAGACTTCGTAAATCAAATGATGCATAAGGATAACGTCAATATCCTTCCTTTTTTGCCACTTTGAGAAACATAAActgacacataaacacacacagtcatgttttcattttaggttaaagatgaatttgattcattttaatggtTGTTACATAGGCTTttgtaaatcataaataaatatggatTTTACAAAAAAGCTGAAACATTGTCTATTTTGTAAGTGTGcgtttttccaaaaagtttatgCTGATGCAATATTTAAGATTTATTGAGGTTCTATATTTCCATCAATCATTTTTCAGTATTtggttaatttattgttttagatatttaagtaaatatatattgtaatattacctTTATTAGACCAGAAAAAAACCACTCATATACTCATAACGTACATCTCATACATTTACTCATACTCAGATTTTACAGTTTACAATTATCtctattttttaagaattttttgttatattttatatattgcttcacttatttttttcaagaaagaaaataatattatgctgacattattattttagtatttaaaatataataataatgtcagcCTTTTAATTAGTTCTTCCATTGAAAGACCCAACAGTTTCTACTTTGCCCCACAAAAATTCATAGAAAATTCACAGAAAATGAACGCTTGTTAAAAAAAGGTAAACGATCAAGTCATTGTAGgtgaatttcatttttaatgcatttttttttaaatctatagaTCTGATTACAAACATAAACATTATTGACATTGCATTAAAGAATAACCAACTTTGGTAATTAATCACCATGGAGCTGTAGTTGTGACCTcttaatatgtttttgtgttaTGAAACATCTACACACCCATATCATTGGTTACTTAAAGAGTAGGTTTGGTTACACAAGGCATGAGTTTTGTCATCTGAAGTCTCTGTGGGCGTAtgacgctctctctctctctctctctctctggtgaagCCCATActgaagtgacttaaactgtttTTCGTCAACTGGCCGCTAGAAGCTGACTGCAAAAGGGaatcaatcccatagactccacTCCCAATGTTAAAATTCCCAAGCTGatcaacatttttaataaaagaattttttttatacagttatagcCCATTTTCTCCTAAAACATCCCAGTACATCTGAATTTAGACGTTGAAAAcatgttataaattataaaatcaagcctcagaatttttttaagccattaaatatttgtaatacacTTTTGAACGAATCAATACAAaacaactaccgtattttttggactgtaagtcgcacctgagtataagtcgcatcagtccaaaaatacgtcatgatgagggaaaaaacataagtcgcactggactataagtcgcatttagttagaaccaagaaccaagagaaaacattaccgtctccagccgcgagagggcgctctatgctgctcagtctagattacaggagcactgagcagcatagagcgccctctggcggctgtagacggtaatgttttctcttgatccatgtctcttagttaatttctcttggttcatgtcaaattaattttgataagtcgcacctgactataagtcgcaggaccagccaaactatgaaaaaagtacaACTTATAGTacggaaaatacagtatttttgtcTAGACCCTAAATTAGACTTTTGGCATTCCTTGAGATTTCCAGGAACATGGGAAACCTGATTTCCATGATATGATTTGTTATTACTGTAACATATTATGTAGGATTTTTGGTTATCGAAACTATTATACCTGCGAGGGTTAGGAGCTCCTAATCTAGATTGATTAACTTTTAATCTTTGACATGAACACAACAACCGGTTACATCAGTAGTATTTGTGCATGAACTGCACTGCCAAACAGAGGAGCAGTGAAGCAAGGCTTTTGGTGGCACAGCCGCTAATGCAGGGTGCAGACGGCATGACACTGAGGTCAGGAATCAGCCCTGTGTTGCGTGATATGTTATTctggaaataaaaacacaaagaaaagtgTTACCAACTTAGAAAAGCAAGAGATTGATGTATGGTGTGGACACTTACAAATGAATCGGCAATTATGACGAGCTGGCTAATGCTCTTTAGTGTTTGTTGGTATTGATTGATAGACGTGTCATTCCAGGTTTTGTTGGTCATTAAGCTGAGCCAGATACTGCAATTATCAGATAAAAGCCATGGTCATCATTAGGGCTAAATGCATTCATGGTTGACATTTAGATGATGCTTGTGTGTATAAGTGGATTACTTTGGACTTGGCGTTCCCATCTCAGATCTTAAAGCTGTTGTATTTGGGAAACTCATACAGCCACTCAGATTCATCGCTGGATAGTAGAAGAGGAAGGCCAAACACATCTCATCTGAAGTTGAGAGCCCCCCCTGCAGGGAGcccaaaaaaagagaaattttaatatatgtaatgcATTAAGAAAAGTAATAAATCTGTATAAAATACTGACCCATGTGAGTGTGCTGCGGTTTTCAGTGTTATAAGTGCACTCCACCAGCAGTTTGTCACCCTGGAAGGCGAAAAAGAtctttatttttctgaaaattcataATTATGTACTGATGAACTAACTTTTCAGTTAAGTTTTTAGCTTGGATAACATATCAGTGTGATGTATGGTATTGTGCATATATTTGATACAGTATTTATGCTTGAAATCATTGTAAACTAAACAGCACTGCAAGTTATTCAATGATTCAAATCATTTCACACTTACCAACTTCACTGTCTTAGTTTTGCCCAAGTTCATCACATCCTGGTATTCAAAATCATAGTTTTCATCCACAGCTAACAAATCAATCTGTTTCCCCCCTCTGAAATAGACAACAGCCTGCAcatttgaaggaatagttcacccaaaaataattatttgctcAAAATGTGTATACTGATATATAATGCCATTCTGTTAGCTGATACTGTTCTTTCACTTGTAATGGCAGTTTTTTCTTTCAGTGATTGTATTGTGAGCTATGGAAATTATAAAtcttaacattaatattaatattatatgatctacttttatggtactttgtgtccaggggcggatctagaaaaatattgatggggtggcgtgAAGgaggcaggaatttttgaggggtggcaacatatggcagacatatatatactgaatttagtcacagttattacagtttgatgataaatatatgtgcacactacaaaaggacacaggctatcatttacaaacttaatctcatgcaatcaatgtcttgcatttgaaacagttataacaaacattacaaacatataaggaataagtgaccatactccataagcaccaccacactcactaatgcatacagtatgcatcaacatgtaattaagagcattataaaaggttcagtgttattaatatgtcaatttatcataagaaacacaagattttaacagccagtgacatttccagctggggagactcaactgattttctactgttcagtgttaatcatcatctaactcaaccagtcaagagctagatttagccttagatgttatatgaatatggtctctGAAGCacaggttttattagctgacaataataattaataaataaacattataggcacaaatacaaatgtacttttagaaattgtttttgaaaaatatggtgttattgttttggcaagcttaaattaaaacttctatgagaacttgtgtgatattgctttaaaataatgttttagtatatcttttttttaaagtatattttactaagcaatttcttaaataatttctttgagttagaccaaacttttattttggtgggttgtaaccagagtttctgtgttttttaattaactattattattagctaataggaagtatagcatactctactgtgcaatagtactatatttctgtttgaatttctttgaagttattttgacaggttgtcgtaaagacattgccatttctgtcagtctgtgtatacgatacgaatgaatgacgatagttttatcaaatgaaatggtgaaatcctctcatagcgcactgacatacacatgtgtagcatacatcatgcatcaatatagtgaagagctgaaaacaccacgcatttagaaatcatgcaaaaggaaattaagcagttttgctatgataaaaccatggatTTTGTAtgttgcctacattatgtattttaacagcgttattattaaccaatcattatttattttatataatacattttaagccattttaaaggctattgatggcttaggtctgtttttatagcaacaacaataacaacaaaaaatattacagtatataaatactttgtaaattattagagtttggggatcacaaatcatttgaatcagttcgggagttcggagcgggttcgcgaatcatttgagtcagttcgggagttcaaagcggattcgcgaatcatttgagtcagtttggggattgcgaatcatttgaatcagttcgggagttcgtagcgggatcgcgaatcatttgagtcagtttgggagttcggagcgggatcgcgaatcatttgagtcagatcgggagttcaaagcgggttcgtgaatcatttgagtcagtttggggatcgcaaaccatttgaatcagttcgggagttcggagcgggttcgcgaatcatttgaatcagttctggagttcgtagctggttcgcgaatcatatgagtcagttcgggagttcaaagcgggttcgcgaatcatttgagtcagtttggggatcgcaaatcatttgaatcagttcgggagttcggagcgggatcacgaatcatgaaagattcgcgctcgtaaattttcaaattggccataacttttaatttgttgctgccaactggggtggcagcaggggtggcaaggctttcttttagggtggcatttgcctatgccaccccggtagatccgcccctgtttGTGTCTTTAGTAAAATGGGAAAACCACTGGCACACTACTAGATGTTCCAATTTAAtactagtactactactactactactactaataataattattattattattacgggcAAAAACAGAATGAATATTTTACTTAACATCTTCTGTTCAACACATAAGAGAGAAAAGcacaggtttgtaatgacatgagtatGAATACTATAAAAAATTGTGTGAACTCTTTTGGAGAGCTATTGGTCAAAAACAATCAAGCGTTCAAAACATTTACCTGAAGTGTCCGACTCGCACCTTGCGTCCAGCTAAGTGTGTGTGCAGCATGGCAGAGAACACCTGAAGATCATGAGGCGTCTGCAGAACCTGTAGAGCACAGAACACAACAGATCATCCCGTCATCTGCTGAATCTGATCGTGAGAGTGTGAGTAGATAAACATACAAACCTCTGGAATATAAGCAGTGTCACACAGGCCATATGTGAGGAAGGATTTGGCTTTGGGTGGGATGGCGTACCCAGGGTTCACTGCAAGCCCTGTCCCCAAAACAGCTGCATCGTGCTGACGGAGTTCAGATGTGTAATAGAATCGCAGACCAGAGTTATCAACTCGACCTGTGCagagaaaatatataataatgtagtGTTTTATAATTCCAAGCACCTTAAATTAGATATTTAACATTGAAAACCAAGTTGCTGACCGACCTGCACTTTTATTTGGGTTGTTGTAATGCACTTCAAGCCTGTAGAGAAAACCACCAACATTTCCTCCAATTGGAAGTCCTGCCACTTCAGGAAATTCAAAAGCCTGAAAGAAAAGGATATGAAACCTAAATATTTTTTGATCACTCATAGAACCCACAAAATGTAAGTCATTGCAACCaagatttaaattaatcattttaaaagtatacaaataaccaagaaatgaaatgaatgatGTCTGATGCAGAACAGTGACTAACCCCTCCACCAACTCCCCACACTGCAGTGGTCTCCATACACAAGTTCGTTCTTAACGATGTGTAACACTCCGCCTCAAACGTCTCCGTCACACTCGGAGGACAGCGGTACAGCAGCAGATGATGCACAAGGTCAGGGTTTGTGATCACCGGCTCAATCTGGACATAATGAATGTAAATTGGTAATGAAGATGACAGACCATTGGATAGATCAGgatagattgtgtgtgtgaagttCATAAACTCACTTACGCGATAAATGTGCTGTTTGCGATCAAATGTCAGGGGTCTCACGATCTTGCAGTGATAGTAGGTTTGTTTGGCTGGTACAGTGAACTGAAAtgattgtaaatataatttaattaataaattaagacatgtttttgcaaatattattaaaataatcattactgTAACAAAGTAGAGTAGGCATTAGTAATGGCAATTTTTGACAAtgctatttttgggtgaactattccattaattCACTCTTACAAGTGAACAATTATGATATAAACATTATAGTCTAGTCTAaatttgtttcaattttttttacttaatcaaAGCACCTTATTCTAACCTGATACATCACACCAAGTAAAatcttttatatattattaaataatgaattggCTATTCTCTGAAATTGACTAaagtaaataaagcaaaataaatcttTCTTACATTGACCATAGTTATGTCAAAAGAGCTGTTGTTTGGAGGGTTGACCCGAGGCTTGTACTTCAACAGGTTCAGCTCCTTCGTTCCTCTTTGGGTGCTGTGGTACGTGATGTCATCAGTCTGGCCATACGCATAGATCAGCTTCATGGGGAGATTCTGATCatgcaattaaaacaaaatacagtcATTTATAGGCATTCAGAAACACCTGACCTGCAGATACCAGCTGGAAAATCTGaaccgaaaaataaataaaaactctttaGCTGTTAGTTCTGATCTAGACTTTCAGGGTTTCTGAGTCCAGTTCATCTGTTTAAGGGGTTTCAAGTACAACTGAGGGACCCCAAACAAAACGGTCAGTACaggcttaaaggtgctgtagggaacttttgtaaaaaatatttttttacatatttgttaaacctgtcattatgtcctgacagtagaatatgagacagataatctgtgaaaaaatcaagctcctctggctcctcccagtggtcctattgccatttgcaggaattcatccgctcctggtaagaaacaaccaatcagagctgcggtccgtaactttgtttgtgttcaaaatgtagaaaaatttatataataagcgagtaaacaatgaatccattttccaaaccgtgtttttagcttgtcctgaatcactagggtgcacctaaaataagtgtttatattcggactattttagattagagtaacccagtacctttgtgattcttcatagacataaacagagagaagtagttccggctacgatgttcttccgcaagacacaagcagttctgtttattaaccgctagagcttcaaaagttccctaccacagctttaattGTCTCAGAGTGTGTCTAACATTGTGTGGATTCCCAGTATGAGAGTAATGAGAGTATGAGAGTAAAAGCTACCTGGAAGATGACCCCTCACATTGCTTTGTTTATCAATGCCATAGAGTTAAACAATGAAAGGGGAGAGTGAAACTGCTGTTGGAACTCATTTTCTTTGTAGCTGCATCACAATTCAAGGTTGCACACATTCCTTGGGAGTAGTTTTTGTAGAAAATTGGATACCAAATTCTTTAAATAggtgttctgtttatttgtagacTAGTTCCAGGAACAAACAGTACATTTATCCAACCTGTTCACTGTAGGTGTCAAGTAGGAAGTGTTATTACATTATTTGTTGTGGGTCATAacatatttaagttttagttttaatttaagatttaacTTGGCTTTGTTTGTGGatgttttttgactctcaaagccttgattcccattcacttacattatatgactgacagactgcaatggtttgagttatAAATCTGAGAAGCAAAACCAGCAAAAatctgaagaaacaaagtaaCCTGCATTTTGAATGCCcggggggtaagcagataaacatcaaattttcatttttgtgtgaactatccctttaaaaatcttTAATACTGACCATTCTCCAATCCccccctctttttttttgttaatggggtctttgaaaaaaaataatttaccccAAAAACTTTTTAACGTTAGTGTGggaatgttgttccagaactCACAGTGATGGGTAAGTCATGTTGATCACAGGAACTGATGGACCTCTGAAACTTCATGACTGTTTTCCCATTAGATTCGGTCAGAGACAAGAGTTTGTAGTTCTGTTGCTGGTCAATCACAGGCATTGAGTTACCCCCAGCATGACGGTCCTGAACAAAATGAATGACAAACTGTGAATATTTTACTCATAacaacatgtttttgtgtttgttctaTATCATTTGTTTACGCGTAACAGGTAACTAACTGGAAATGGTTAAGGCCAGAACACACACTCATAAAGGCTGTTTTACAGTATCTGGGTAATTTTAATGTCTAGTTAATTACAAAATAGCTTGAAGCACCTTCAcagattgaaataaaatataaacttctAAATGATCTTACGTTCCAACCCAATTATAAGACTCACatattagagttacaaatgaaatagatatgaataaaaaaaatagagcaaaataatataaaattagttGTAATTCCACTGTAGGTGACTTTGACAGTTATCAGTCTTTACCGTGAAGTATCTGCCCCCAGGTCCGACTCCTCCAATGACGATATCGGCTCCTGTCATTCCTCCTTTCGGGCTGAAGCCAAAACCGACCCAGCCGCTGGTGTCGACCGTGAGCTCGAACAAGATTGTGCCCTGGATCTCATCAAATCCCCACTTCAGCCGCACCTTGTGCTCGGGGTCCAGGTGTTCAGAGAAAGGCAGAAGGGGGTCTTCCTGAGCCCGGGACCACTGGACTGAAAGCAAGAGCAGAACAAGAGATAATGTGCCCATGTTTCCTTTACAAAATCTGACAAACCGTGTCTCTGTAAGATGTTTGAGAAGGCAGTGGATGTGAAACTGCTCTGTAGTCACTTTAACAGCCCTCTTTGTAAGCTGTCTGTAAACACCTGAGTCTCAGTTGTCCTACCAGCCTGCTAAATCTGGTTCCACATCACCTGATGatacaatattgttttaaaacacaacatactgtaattattattagAAAGGAATGTTGAGATGAGCTAAACAAAAAGGCACAGGAAGTGTTTAAAgcttaatgtttaaagtagagcTAAAGCCTCTCTTTAAGTATACTTGTCAAAAAATACGTTTTTGTTGAATTTTGATGGACCAACAAAATTTGTGAACAAATATAatggcatattattattataagcaatttaaatcaatttaagataatataatattataattatttaatcataataGTGGCCAGAGTATTTTTCGTAGTAGGGGAACGGTtaaactttttcactttttcagtttgtttcacggttttagtgTCACGGTTTTGGTACAGATCGGTATGTGCTGTGTTTATGCAAAAACTATACTTAAATTCTAACTACaggcaacagcacaaataaatacaatagagtaaagataaacataaaataaacagtgatttgcaggtttttttttaggtaagtctagcattagtttttaggtacagaaattgaataaaataattaaatgtaaaatagcactgcatattggactgtataaattaaagatcaTTCTTTGTAAgagttacaaaagcttttcaatcaagagcattgagtgatttatttgttgttgctgttcgattaatttaatataatataatataatataatataatataaccgTCCTTCGTATGAGACGTTAAATTGAGGTCCTGACTCACTGTGGTCATTCAAAATCCCATGGCACTCCTTAtaaagagtaggggtgtaaccccAGTGTCCTGGCCAAATTGCCCCCTGGCTTCTGtcaatcatggcctcctaataatctctcctctccacctgtagctggtgtgtTGTGAGCAGTGTTGTAATGGCatcatgtcatttaatattaaaataaatgtaggccTAACTGTAATCAGTTAAAGTTACTAAAaagaaatgtgtaattaaatgaCAGTtgcttatgaaaatgttaatgattacaaaggggattacattttaatattcacacacatccacatacagttttaatttatttctttcccaaattgcactgactagaCTACTCTGAGACAAATGGCCATTAGGAGAATCAGCACAATTCCCAGGGGCCTGGCAGCCGATCTGGCctgctattttaatattattattgtataattgcctgtCGAATATACTAAAGCGATTATTTCTGAATCCGCTATTCGATAATAAAATCTCGAATAAATCATGACTCGGTTAGTCGTGACTGCAATCCTCCGGCTCACGCACGAAAATGAACATGGTATTACTTTAAACACAAAGACAATGGTTACTATTGTTA
Above is a window of Carassius auratus strain Wakin unplaced genomic scaffold, ASM336829v1 scaf_tig00214657, whole genome shotgun sequence DNA encoding:
- the LOC113092564 gene encoding DBH-like monooxygenase protein 2 homolog — protein: MGTLSLVLLLLSVQWSRAQEDPLLPFSEHLDPEHKVRLKWGFDEIQGTILFELTVDTSGWVGFGFSPKGGMTGADIVIGGVGPGGRYFTDRHAGGNSMPVIDQQQNYKLLSLTESNGKTVMKFQRSISSCDQHDLPITNLPMKLIYAYGQTDDITYHSTQRGTKELNLLKYKPRVNPPNNSSFDITMVNFTVPAKQTYYHCKIVRPLTFDRKQHIYRIEPVITNPDLVHHLLLYRCPPSVTETFEAECYTSLRTNLCMETTAVWGVGGGAFEFPEVAGLPIGGNVGGFLYRLEVHYNNPNKSAGRVDNSGLRFYYTSELRQHDAAVLGTGLAVNPGYAIPPKAKSFLTYGLCDTAYIPEVLQTPHDLQVFSAMLHTHLAGRKVRVGHFRGGKQIDLLAVDENYDFEYQDVMNLGKTKTVKLGDKLLVECTYNTENRSTLTWGGLSTSDEMCLAFLFYYPAMNLSGCMSFPNTTALRSEMGTPSPNIWLSLMTNKTWNDTSINQYQQTLKSISQLVIIADSFNNISRNTGLIPDLSVMPSAPCISGCATKSLASLLLCLAVQFMHKYY